The Streptomyces sp. NBC_01689 genome includes a window with the following:
- a CDS encoding PIG-L deacetylase family protein, which translates to MHSPENRRPTLMVVHAHPDDEASQTGGTLARYAAEGFRTVLVTCTDGGQGDGVGGEKPGHPGHRPEEVAARRSDELARSAAALGVSRLIRLGHPDSGLPGSPDDVDPRAFGRRDGEPIVRRLGALLRAYEPDVLVTYPPNGLSNHPDHVRTHELTTAAFERLRTAGGFPVREGTGTPSGRRLPKLYHIALSVSRLSAVRTRAQELFGPDTWTPPLEMGVDDGDVTTVVDISGFWDHKLRALAAHAGQQDAQALLGMLRLTGGENPAEEYVRVNPPWTGGERESDLFQGFADGS; encoded by the coding sequence ATGCATTCACCGGAGAACCGCCGGCCGACGCTGATGGTCGTGCACGCGCACCCGGACGACGAGGCCAGCCAAACGGGCGGCACCCTCGCGCGATACGCGGCCGAGGGGTTCCGGACGGTCCTCGTCACCTGCACCGACGGCGGACAGGGAGACGGGGTCGGGGGCGAGAAACCCGGTCACCCAGGGCACCGGCCGGAGGAGGTCGCCGCACGGCGCTCCGACGAGCTCGCGAGGTCCGCTGCCGCACTGGGCGTGAGTCGTCTGATCCGCCTGGGCCATCCCGATTCCGGTCTGCCCGGCTCCCCCGACGACGTCGATCCTCGGGCGTTCGGCAGACGCGACGGCGAACCCATCGTCCGTCGCCTCGGAGCCCTCCTGCGCGCATACGAGCCGGACGTCCTGGTGACCTATCCCCCCAACGGGCTCTCGAACCACCCGGATCACGTCCGGACACACGAACTCACGACCGCCGCGTTCGAGCGCCTCCGGACCGCCGGTGGCTTCCCCGTCCGGGAGGGCACCGGCACACCCTCCGGCCGGCGTCTGCCGAAGCTGTACCACATCGCCCTCTCCGTCTCCCGCCTCTCGGCGGTCCGAACCCGGGCACAGGAGCTCTTCGGCCCCGACACCTGGACTCCCCCGCTGGAGATGGGTGTGGACGACGGCGACGTCACCACTGTCGTCGACATCTCCGGGTTCTGGGACCACAAGCTCCGGGCGCTGGCGGCACACGCCGGCCAGCAGGACGCCCAGGCCCTGCTGGGGATGCTGCGCCTGACCGGTGGCGAGAACCCCGCGGAGGAGTACGTACGCGTCAACCCGCCGTGGACCGGCGGAGAGCGGGAGAGCGACCTGTTCCAGGGCTTCGCAGACGGGAGTTGA
- a CDS encoding MFS transporter, producing MNNAQRAPVGENRNTVEGRSRDEAPTENRRAGWVLALGSLGAFVVFLDTTIVNIAFQTISHSFDTTAGHLAWVLNAYSLVFAAMLIPAGRVADRYGRKNIFIVGITGFALMSALCGLAPSAGVLITARALQAVFAALVVPSSLALVLHEFTAARRHVAIGVWGAMAAAAAAVGPTLGALLTEYASWRWIFLVNVPIAVVIVALGRSLLHESRDPGASGLPDPVGALLVAAIPALLSFSIIEGPSRGWSDTWVVMGFVAAALALPVFLWRTSKAARPVMDLALFKERQFSEINAATLLFSTAFFGLLLANLIFLQTEWHYSVLRAALASSAGPIVVTVIARSTTKLATVVGHRRVLFAGAVTWTLGCLGFALFVDSSPHWVTHWLPWTLLTGLGIGLTLPVQSGAAVAKLPPAQFAVGSAINSSFRQLGAVLGVSIFVALLGTSKTGPGVDNFQHIWWVFAVLGLAAGVVQALPRLRSGSAASAP from the coding sequence GTGAACAACGCACAGCGCGCCCCCGTGGGGGAAAACCGGAACACGGTCGAGGGAAGATCCCGGGACGAGGCACCCACCGAAAACCGGCGGGCCGGTTGGGTGTTGGCCCTGGGCAGCCTCGGTGCTTTCGTGGTTTTCCTCGACACCACTATTGTCAACATTGCCTTCCAGACCATCAGTCACAGTTTCGACACCACGGCCGGACATCTGGCGTGGGTTCTCAACGCATACAGCCTGGTGTTCGCGGCCATGCTCATCCCGGCGGGCCGGGTGGCCGACCGCTATGGACGCAAGAACATATTCATCGTGGGCATCACCGGATTCGCGCTCATGAGCGCGCTGTGCGGACTGGCGCCGAGCGCCGGGGTGCTGATCACCGCCCGCGCCCTGCAGGCGGTCTTCGCCGCGCTGGTCGTGCCGTCCTCGCTCGCGCTCGTCCTGCACGAGTTCACCGCCGCCCGCCGACATGTCGCGATCGGCGTCTGGGGCGCGATGGCGGCCGCCGCGGCAGCGGTCGGCCCCACGCTCGGAGCGCTGCTCACCGAGTACGCGTCCTGGCGATGGATCTTCCTGGTGAACGTGCCGATCGCCGTTGTGATCGTGGCGCTCGGCAGAAGCCTGCTCCACGAGTCCCGTGACCCGGGGGCCTCCGGCCTTCCCGATCCCGTCGGGGCGCTTCTCGTGGCCGCGATTCCCGCGCTCCTCAGCTTCTCCATCATCGAGGGACCTTCCCGCGGATGGTCCGACACATGGGTGGTGATGGGATTCGTGGCGGCGGCCCTGGCCCTTCCCGTCTTCCTGTGGCGTACGTCTAAGGCGGCGCGGCCGGTGATGGACCTCGCGCTCTTCAAGGAGCGTCAGTTCTCCGAGATCAACGCCGCCACGCTTCTGTTCTCGACCGCGTTCTTCGGACTTCTCCTCGCCAATCTGATCTTCCTCCAGACGGAATGGCACTACTCGGTACTGCGTGCGGCGCTCGCCAGTTCCGCCGGGCCGATCGTCGTCACCGTCATCGCGCGCTCCACGACCAAGCTGGCCACCGTCGTAGGCCACCGCCGCGTGCTTTTCGCCGGTGCCGTCACCTGGACTCTGGGCTGCCTCGGATTCGCCCTTTTCGTCGACTCCTCGCCGCACTGGGTCACCCACTGGCTTCCCTGGACGCTGCTCACCGGTCTGGGAATCGGTCTCACGCTGCCTGTGCAGTCCGGAGCCGCCGTCGCGAAACTTCCCCCGGCACAGTTCGCCGTCGGATCCGCGATCAATTCCAGTTTTCGGCAACTCGGCGCGGTCCTGGGGGTCAGCATCTTCGTGGCTCTTCTGGGGACATCGAAAACGGGTCCAGGAGTGGACAACTTCCAGCACATCTGGTGGGTCTTCGCGGTGCTCGGCCTCGCCGCGGGCGTGGTCCAGGCCCTGCCGCGTCTGCGATCGGGGTCCGCGGCCTCGGCGCCCTGA
- a CDS encoding VOC family protein: MSARVTPYLNFAGNARAAMEFYHSVFGGTLDFTTYADLRRAADAGQENLVAHSMLKGATGVVLMGSDTTAPEGGQTRGAFSVALGGDEEHLTAYWHRLADGGTVTVPFAKSAWGALHGQCVDRFGTSWLVNVTAGTAS; this comes from the coding sequence ATGTCCGCTCGCGTCACCCCTTACCTCAACTTCGCCGGCAACGCGCGTGCGGCGATGGAGTTCTACCACTCGGTCTTCGGCGGCACCCTGGACTTCACCACCTACGCGGACCTGCGCCGAGCGGCGGACGCCGGCCAGGAGAACCTGGTCGCCCACTCGATGCTCAAGGGCGCCACCGGCGTCGTCCTCATGGGATCGGACACCACGGCCCCGGAGGGGGGCCAGACCCGGGGCGCCTTCTCCGTGGCCCTCGGAGGCGACGAAGAGCACCTCACCGCCTACTGGCACCGGCTCGCCGACGGCGGAACCGTGACGGTGCCCTTCGCCAAGTCCGCGTGGGGCGCGCTGCACGGACAGTGCGTCGACAGGTTCGGGACTTCCTGGCTGGTGAACGTGACAGCCGGGACGGCCTCCTGA
- a CDS encoding HAD family hydrolase has product MRPYSLPESIEACLFDLDGVITKTAVVHAAAWKRTFDDFLLRHDGSGFTPFDVTQDYDEYVDGKPRADGVRSFLASRGIRLPEGSPDDEGDTVRGLGNRKNDLLLEMISAEGVEAYPGTLRYVRTVRQHGLKTAVVSSSANCREVLVAVGAEPLFDVRIDGLVAAERGLPGKPHPDTFLAAAQDLGVTAGVSAVFEDALAGMDAGRSGHFGFVVGVDRVGQADALLAHGADIVVRDLAELEHQG; this is encoded by the coding sequence ATGAGGCCGTACAGTCTGCCGGAATCGATTGAAGCGTGCCTGTTCGACCTGGACGGTGTCATCACGAAAACGGCCGTCGTGCATGCCGCCGCCTGGAAACGGACGTTCGACGACTTCCTTCTGCGGCACGACGGATCCGGTTTCACGCCCTTCGATGTCACCCAGGACTACGACGAGTACGTGGACGGGAAGCCACGCGCCGATGGTGTGCGCAGCTTCCTCGCCTCGCGCGGCATCAGGCTTCCCGAGGGCTCCCCGGACGATGAGGGGGACACGGTGCGGGGGCTGGGGAATCGCAAGAACGATCTTCTGTTGGAGATGATCAGCGCGGAGGGTGTCGAAGCGTACCCGGGCACCCTGCGCTATGTCCGAACGGTTCGGCAGCACGGCCTGAAGACGGCTGTCGTGTCCTCCAGCGCGAATTGCCGGGAGGTCCTGGTGGCGGTCGGGGCCGAGCCGCTGTTCGACGTCCGCATCGATGGGCTGGTGGCCGCGGAGCGTGGGCTTCCCGGCAAGCCGCATCCCGACACGTTCCTGGCCGCCGCCCAGGACCTGGGTGTCACGGCTGGAGTGTCGGCTGTCTTCGAGGACGCGCTGGCGGGGATGGATGCCGGTCGGTCGGGCCACTTCGGCTTCGTCGTGGGGGTCGACCGGGTCGGCCAGGCGGACGCTCTGCTCGCCCACGGCGCTGACATCGTCGTGCGGGACCTCGCTGAGCTGGAGCACCAGGGATGA
- a CDS encoding MFS transporter, translated as MSEHSSAASVVSRPESIQVSAHGRPSPLSDWPAVVSVALVSFVLVLSEFLPIGLLPVIGSSLHVSVGTVGLVVVVPGLMAAVTAPLLTIASGKLDRRKVLIALALFIAASNVLAALAPDMAVMAAARILLGVGVGGFWAMGAGVAARLVPAEAVHRATSLITAGISAGTVVSLPLGALVGHLAGWRTAFVVAAGAALLALAALALRLPSLPPTGAIRMATLTSSLRSPAARIALLATALIFFGHFAAYTYITPYLEDRAHFGSSAVTLVLLGYGVAGLAGNFAAGAIIGRSLRAVYITAAVLVAAAVALLTTLVGAAPAVVVLVMVWGAAFGAVPLALQTWILRATPETPESGMALLVSACQVALAAGSLVGGLVVDGYGTSAGFALGGALALLSAATHIRPRLPRG; from the coding sequence ATGAGTGAGCATTCCAGTGCGGCATCGGTCGTCAGCCGTCCGGAGTCGATACAAGTAAGCGCCCACGGCAGACCTTCACCGCTGAGCGACTGGCCTGCCGTCGTCTCGGTGGCCTTGGTGTCCTTCGTGCTGGTGCTCTCGGAGTTCCTGCCGATCGGGCTCCTGCCCGTCATCGGATCCAGCCTCCACGTTTCCGTCGGCACCGTGGGCCTGGTCGTCGTCGTGCCCGGTCTCATGGCTGCGGTCACAGCGCCGCTGCTCACCATCGCCTCAGGAAAGCTCGACCGGCGCAAGGTTCTGATCGCGCTCGCGCTGTTCATCGCGGCCTCCAACGTCCTGGCAGCACTGGCCCCCGACATGGCGGTGATGGCGGCGGCCAGGATCCTGCTCGGTGTCGGCGTCGGCGGATTCTGGGCGATGGGCGCCGGAGTCGCCGCCCGGCTGGTGCCCGCGGAAGCGGTTCACCGTGCCACCTCGCTCATCACCGCAGGCATCTCCGCCGGCACCGTGGTCAGCCTGCCGCTCGGCGCCCTGGTCGGACACCTGGCCGGATGGCGAACCGCCTTCGTCGTCGCCGCGGGCGCTGCCCTGCTCGCCCTTGCGGCTCTGGCACTGCGACTGCCCTCGCTGCCGCCCACCGGAGCCATCCGGATGGCCACGCTCACGTCGTCCCTGCGCAGTCCCGCTGCCCGCATCGCCCTGCTGGCCACCGCTCTGATCTTTTTCGGGCACTTCGCGGCCTACACCTACATCACCCCCTACCTGGAGGACCGGGCACACTTCGGTTCATCCGCCGTGACCCTGGTCCTCCTCGGCTACGGCGTGGCGGGCCTGGCCGGCAACTTCGCCGCGGGCGCGATCATCGGCCGTAGCCTGCGCGCGGTCTACATCACCGCGGCCGTCCTGGTCGCCGCCGCGGTCGCCCTCCTCACCACGCTGGTCGGCGCCGCACCCGCAGTCGTCGTGCTCGTCATGGTCTGGGGCGCCGCCTTCGGCGCGGTGCCATTGGCGCTGCAGACGTGGATCCTGCGCGCGACACCCGAGACCCCCGAGAGCGGCATGGCCCTGCTGGTCAGCGCCTGCCAGGTCGCACTCGCCGCCGGGTCACTCGTCGGCGGCCTGGTCGTCGACGGATACGGCACCTCGGCCGGCTTCGCCCTCGGCGGCGCACTCGCCCTGCTCAGCGCCGCTACCCACATCCGCCCGCGCCTGCCCCGCGGATGA
- a CDS encoding winged helix-turn-helix transcriptional regulator: MPDFPVVPGRPCAVAATLELVGDRWSLLIAREIMFGNRRFSQIARNTGAPRDRLAARLKSLVAEGILEKREYQATRFEYHLTESGRELLPLLVSLLAWGDRWAVAEPPMILEHRGHRVRPTTVCGECGEALDSGGLHWTPNAPGWSMAGPEA, from the coding sequence ATGCCCGATTTTCCCGTAGTCCCCGGAAGGCCCTGCGCGGTCGCGGCCACCCTGGAGCTGGTCGGCGACCGCTGGTCGCTGCTGATCGCCCGCGAGATCATGTTCGGCAACCGTCGCTTCAGCCAGATCGCCCGCAACACGGGAGCGCCGCGCGACCGGCTCGCCGCGCGACTCAAATCCCTCGTGGCCGAGGGTATTCTGGAGAAGCGCGAGTATCAGGCCACGCGATTCGAGTACCACCTCACCGAATCCGGCAGGGAACTGCTGCCGCTGCTCGTCAGCCTGCTGGCGTGGGGCGACCGCTGGGCCGTCGCCGAGCCGCCCATGATCCTGGAACACCGCGGCCACCGGGTCCGGCCCACCACCGTCTGCGGCGAGTGCGGAGAGGCGCTCGACAGCGGAGGTCTTCACTGGACGCCCAACGCGCCGGGCTGGTCGATGGCGGGACCCGAGGCCTGA
- a CDS encoding alpha-keto acid decarboxylase family protein, translating into MPTTVIQHVLNRLRDIGVHHVFGVPGDFAFPVDDAIAEHPDIEWIGSCNELNAAYSADGYARLRGVGAVCTTYGVGELSAINGIAGAYTEHLPLFHLVGMPKMPVQAHHSLVHHTLGNGEFDLFRKMTEPVVCASAIMTPQNTAAETERLIAAALYHRRPVYMAFPADLAEMPVVGEAQPIPAPASDPAQVQAAVRAITDMLGRADSACVLPGILTVRAGLGADLQQFLDTSALPFATMMADKGVLDEDQPAFIGMYDGKLMNESVRRFVEDADVVVLVGAMMHDFNTGAFTAHLDPGRTIDIRHHHVSVDGMTYQSVEMKDLLAALTRKLPRRQWPSPSAEVTRMSTGGGGGDDSITADNLYPRWENFLDRDDVLVAETGTVSMGMAFARLPQGATFQNQSLWSSIGWATPAAVGAAVAATDARRVVLITGEGSHQLTAQEISQFGRLGLRPVVFVLNNHGYLIERLLCKDPGIAYNDLADWRYAELPQALGCADWFTARVSTLAELDRAMETAAKADTGCYIEVMTDTYTAPPLANQLHDNIGTLYSA; encoded by the coding sequence ATGCCCACCACCGTGATCCAACACGTGCTGAACAGACTGCGGGACATCGGCGTGCACCATGTCTTCGGTGTCCCCGGCGACTTCGCGTTCCCCGTCGACGACGCCATCGCCGAACACCCGGACATCGAATGGATCGGCAGCTGCAACGAACTCAACGCGGCCTACAGCGCGGACGGTTACGCCCGCCTGCGCGGCGTCGGCGCCGTGTGCACGACCTACGGGGTCGGCGAGCTCAGCGCGATCAACGGCATCGCCGGCGCCTACACCGAGCATCTCCCGCTGTTCCACCTCGTCGGCATGCCCAAGATGCCCGTCCAGGCCCACCACTCGCTGGTCCACCACACTCTGGGCAACGGCGAGTTCGACCTCTTCCGGAAGATGACCGAGCCCGTGGTGTGCGCGAGCGCCATCATGACGCCCCAGAACACCGCCGCCGAGACCGAGCGTCTCATCGCCGCGGCGCTCTATCACCGCCGCCCGGTCTACATGGCGTTCCCCGCCGACCTCGCGGAGATGCCGGTGGTCGGCGAGGCCCAGCCCATTCCCGCGCCGGCCAGTGACCCCGCGCAGGTACAGGCGGCGGTGCGGGCCATCACCGACATGCTCGGCCGGGCCGACAGCGCCTGCGTCCTGCCCGGGATCCTCACCGTCCGCGCCGGACTCGGCGCGGACCTCCAGCAGTTCCTCGACACCAGCGCACTGCCCTTCGCCACCATGATGGCCGACAAGGGAGTCCTCGACGAGGACCAGCCCGCGTTCATCGGCATGTACGACGGCAAGCTCATGAACGAGAGTGTCCGGCGCTTCGTCGAGGACGCCGACGTCGTCGTCCTCGTCGGCGCGATGATGCACGACTTCAACACCGGAGCTTTCACCGCCCATCTCGACCCCGGCCGTACGATCGACATCCGCCACCACCATGTCAGCGTCGACGGAATGACGTACCAGAGCGTGGAGATGAAGGACCTCCTTGCCGCTCTCACCCGCAAACTGCCCCGCAGGCAGTGGCCGAGCCCGTCGGCCGAGGTGACCCGCATGTCCACGGGGGGCGGTGGCGGTGACGACTCCATCACCGCCGACAACCTCTACCCCCGCTGGGAGAACTTCCTCGACCGCGACGACGTCCTGGTCGCCGAGACCGGAACCGTGTCCATGGGGATGGCCTTCGCCCGGCTGCCCCAGGGCGCCACCTTCCAGAACCAGTCGCTGTGGAGCTCGATCGGATGGGCCACCCCCGCCGCGGTCGGCGCGGCCGTCGCCGCCACAGACGCGCGGCGCGTCGTCCTGATCACCGGTGAGGGCTCCCACCAGCTCACCGCGCAGGAGATCAGCCAGTTCGGCCGACTCGGCCTGCGCCCCGTGGTGTTCGTCCTGAACAACCACGGCTACCTGATCGAGCGACTGCTCTGCAAGGACCCGGGCATCGCCTACAACGACCTGGCCGACTGGCGGTACGCGGAACTGCCCCAGGCCCTCGGCTGTGCGGACTGGTTCACGGCCCGGGTGTCGACCCTCGCCGAACTCGACCGCGCCATGGAGACCGCGGCGAAGGCCGACACCGGTTGCTACATCGAGGTCATGACCGACACCTACACCGCGCCGCCCCTGGCCAACCAACTCCACGACAACATCGGGACGCTCTACTCCGCCTAG
- a CDS encoding TetR/AcrR family transcriptional regulator, producing the protein MGRPRHFDESQVLQNAREQFWNRGYTATSMDDLMAATGLGKGSLYGAFGDKRQLFLRTLDDYRDEQLDGVRRTLTGPGTGLERLGNLLDDASRGYANDIHRRGCFLAGSTSELHAREPDVTARARTTYQEIQDLLTACVKDAQREGDLSADASPEAVGGMLLAVLQGIEFLAKTNMDASALVQIGRSAMANLPRP; encoded by the coding sequence ATGGGTCGCCCACGACACTTCGACGAGAGCCAGGTTCTACAGAACGCGCGAGAGCAGTTCTGGAACCGGGGATACACCGCCACATCCATGGACGACCTCATGGCCGCCACCGGGCTGGGCAAGGGAAGCCTGTATGGAGCGTTCGGTGACAAGCGCCAGCTCTTCCTGCGCACACTGGACGACTACCGCGACGAGCAGCTCGACGGCGTCCGGCGGACGCTGACCGGGCCGGGCACGGGGCTTGAACGACTCGGGAACCTCCTTGACGACGCTTCCCGCGGTTACGCGAACGACATCCACCGGCGCGGTTGCTTCCTGGCCGGCAGCACCTCCGAACTGCACGCTCGGGAGCCGGACGTCACCGCACGCGCTCGCACGACGTACCAGGAGATCCAAGACCTCCTGACCGCCTGCGTGAAGGACGCGCAGCGAGAAGGAGACCTATCGGCGGACGCCAGCCCGGAGGCCGTGGGCGGCATGCTGCTCGCGGTCCTGCAGGGCATCGAGTTCCTCGCCAAGACCAACATGGACGCCTCGGCCCTCGTCCAGATCGGCCGCTCCGCGATGGCGAACCTCCCGCGCCCCTGA
- a CDS encoding nuclear transport factor 2 family protein, whose translation MTTREVVEKFLGLLGAGDPDAVAKVFAEVIDWYVPGSDQLPWTGRRTTPAEVADYLRVLGENIVPEENVDKVEALIVEGEHAVLLGEFTRTARSTGRVYEMPIAMHFQVVDDKISKLYLYEDTAKVAQAYAQ comes from the coding sequence ATGACCACACGCGAGGTCGTCGAAAAGTTCCTCGGTCTGCTCGGCGCCGGAGACCCGGATGCCGTGGCGAAGGTCTTCGCCGAAGTGATCGACTGGTACGTCCCCGGATCTGACCAGCTTCCCTGGACGGGACGGCGCACGACGCCGGCCGAGGTCGCCGACTACCTCAGGGTCCTCGGCGAGAACATCGTGCCGGAAGAGAACGTCGACAAGGTCGAAGCCCTGATCGTGGAAGGCGAACACGCCGTGCTCCTGGGCGAGTTCACCCGCACAGCACGAAGCACGGGCCGCGTCTACGAGATGCCCATCGCCATGCACTTCCAGGTCGTCGATGACAAGATCAGCAAGCTGTATCTGTACGAAGACACCGCCAAGGTCGCACAGGCATACGCGCAGTAA
- a CDS encoding nuclear transport factor 2 family protein, translating to MNEKMSALQAAREQVAVRYFRMVDSADPKILDLFTDDAQMFFPKFGIATGKDQIAAFAQGFAGQISSIQHDIPGFTVISSGNYVVTEGSVRGTTTSGAAFPDGTASYGLFCNVFEFEGERIKRLHIYEDPDFAGTHADGINWGQSVRGSM from the coding sequence ATGAACGAGAAGATGAGCGCCCTCCAGGCTGCACGCGAACAGGTAGCAGTCAGGTACTTCCGTATGGTGGACTCCGCCGACCCGAAAATCCTCGACCTCTTCACGGACGACGCTCAGATGTTCTTCCCGAAGTTCGGTATTGCCACCGGGAAGGATCAGATAGCCGCGTTCGCCCAGGGATTCGCCGGACAGATATCTTCGATCCAGCACGACATCCCGGGATTCACCGTCATATCCTCCGGAAATTATGTGGTCACCGAAGGTTCAGTACGGGGCACCACCACGTCCGGCGCCGCGTTCCCCGACGGAACGGCGTCCTACGGATTGTTCTGCAATGTCTTCGAGTTCGAGGGTGAACGCATCAAAAGGCTCCACATCTACGAAGACCCGGACTTCGCCGGTACGCACGCCGACGGGATCAACTGGGGCCAATCGGTGCGCGGCAGCATGTAG
- a CDS encoding glycoside hydrolase family 65 protein: MITDSCFAVDPWVLKETPLNLDLLPQSESVFALSNGHVGWRGNLDEGEPHGLPGSYLNGVHELHPLPYAEGGYGYPESGQTVINVTNGKVLRLLVDDEPFDLRYGRLRSHERVLDLRAGLLHRRCTWTSPAGRTVRVRSTRMVSFTQRSIAAIAYEVEAVDAPVRVVVQSELVANEQLPSVAGDPRAAAAVERPLDAEENCALENRLLLMHCTHNSRLRVAASADHTVQGPEQTQISGESSDDVARLTVTSMLAPGEKLRIDKLVAYGWSRMRSLPAVRDQVQAALAAAGSTGWQGLVDEQRHYLDAFWARSDVEVDGDEEIQQAVRFALFHVLQAGARAELRAIPAKGLTGTGYDGHSFWDTETFVLPLLTYTSPGAVAEALRWRQSTLPAARDRAEQLGLRGAAFPWRTIDGSECTAYWPAGTAAFHVNADIADAVIRYVSATGDEDFEQTSGVELLVETARLWMSLGHHDHRGIFHIDGVTGPDEYSAIADDNAYTNLMAARNMRAAADCAERHRDRATALGVDDEETAAWRDAAEAMHLPYNDDLQVHEQDAGFTGHQLWDFAATRPDQYPLLLHFPYFDIYRKQVVKQADLVLAMYTCGRSFDTEQKARNFAYYEPLTVRDSSLSASCQAVLAAEVGHERLAYDYAAEAALMDLNDLESNTRDGLHIASLAGTWMALVCGFGGLRHDGDTLSFTPRLPENLSRLAFHLGIRGRRLRVEIKTGVATYTVLAGQTMTVRHHGETLTLTADSPVSRPVPVPTVRPTPDQPPGRSPGQLRPHHTSR, translated from the coding sequence ATGATCACGGACTCCTGTTTCGCCGTCGACCCTTGGGTCCTGAAGGAAACGCCTCTCAACCTGGACCTGCTGCCGCAGAGCGAATCGGTTTTCGCGCTCTCCAACGGTCATGTCGGCTGGCGCGGAAATCTTGACGAGGGCGAGCCTCACGGGCTGCCCGGCTCCTATCTCAACGGCGTCCACGAGTTGCACCCGTTGCCCTATGCGGAGGGCGGGTACGGCTACCCCGAGTCCGGTCAGACCGTCATCAACGTGACCAACGGCAAGGTATTGCGGCTGCTGGTTGACGACGAGCCCTTCGACCTGCGTTACGGCAGGCTCCGCAGCCACGAGCGGGTGCTGGACCTGCGCGCCGGCCTGCTCCACCGCAGGTGTACGTGGACCTCGCCCGCGGGCCGTACGGTACGGGTGCGCTCGACTCGGATGGTCTCCTTCACCCAGCGTTCCATCGCCGCGATCGCCTACGAGGTCGAAGCGGTCGACGCCCCGGTGCGCGTTGTCGTGCAGTCCGAACTCGTCGCCAACGAACAACTTCCGTCCGTCGCAGGCGATCCCCGCGCGGCCGCAGCCGTGGAGAGGCCCCTCGATGCGGAGGAGAACTGTGCGCTGGAGAACCGTCTCCTGTTGATGCACTGCACGCACAACAGCAGGTTGCGGGTCGCGGCCTCGGCCGACCACACCGTACAGGGGCCGGAGCAGACGCAGATCAGTGGCGAGAGCAGCGACGATGTCGCGCGCCTGACGGTCACGTCGATGCTGGCCCCGGGCGAGAAGCTGAGGATCGACAAGCTGGTCGCCTACGGCTGGTCACGCATGCGTTCCCTGCCCGCCGTACGCGACCAGGTGCAGGCCGCGCTCGCGGCGGCCGGCAGCACCGGCTGGCAAGGCCTGGTGGATGAGCAGCGGCACTACCTGGACGCGTTCTGGGCACGGTCGGATGTCGAAGTCGACGGAGATGAGGAAATCCAGCAGGCCGTGCGGTTCGCGCTCTTCCACGTACTTCAGGCGGGCGCCCGCGCCGAACTGCGGGCCATCCCCGCCAAGGGGTTGACGGGCACCGGCTACGACGGCCACTCGTTCTGGGACACCGAGACCTTCGTCCTGCCGCTGCTCACCTACACCTCGCCCGGTGCCGTCGCCGAGGCCTTGCGCTGGCGGCAGAGCACCCTGCCCGCGGCCCGGGACAGGGCCGAGCAGTTGGGGCTGCGCGGAGCCGCATTTCCTTGGCGGACCATCGACGGTTCGGAGTGCACCGCCTACTGGCCGGCCGGTACTGCCGCCTTCCATGTCAACGCCGATATCGCGGACGCCGTCATCCGCTACGTCTCCGCCACCGGCGACGAGGACTTCGAGCAGACCAGTGGGGTGGAGCTCCTTGTGGAGACGGCGCGACTGTGGATGTCGCTGGGCCATCACGACCACCGCGGCATCTTCCACATCGACGGTGTGACCGGACCGGACGAGTACAGTGCGATCGCCGACGACAACGCCTACACGAATCTCATGGCTGCCCGGAACATGCGCGCGGCGGCCGACTGCGCCGAACGTCACCGTGACCGGGCGACGGCTCTTGGGGTGGACGACGAGGAGACCGCTGCCTGGCGCGACGCCGCGGAGGCCATGCACCTTCCCTACAACGACGACCTCCAAGTGCATGAGCAGGACGCGGGGTTCACCGGTCACCAGCTGTGGGATTTCGCCGCCACCCGGCCCGACCAGTACCCCTTGCTGCTGCACTTCCCCTACTTCGACATCTACCGCAAGCAGGTGGTGAAGCAGGCGGACCTGGTGCTGGCCATGTACACGTGCGGCCGCTCCTTCGACACCGAACAGAAGGCCCGCAACTTCGCCTACTACGAACCCTTGACGGTCCGCGACTCGTCACTGTCCGCGAGCTGCCAGGCGGTCCTCGCGGCGGAGGTGGGCCATGAACGACTTGCCTACGATTATGCCGCCGAGGCTGCGCTGATGGACCTGAACGACTTGGAGAGCAACACCCGTGACGGGCTGCACATCGCCTCGTTGGCCGGTACCTGGATGGCCCTGGTGTGCGGTTTCGGAGGCTTGCGCCACGACGGCGACACGCTGTCGTTCACGCCCCGACTGCCCGAAAACCTCAGCCGGCTCGCTTTCCACCTGGGGATCCGGGGCCGCCGCCTGCGGGTGGAGATCAAGACGGGAGTCGCCACGTACACCGTGCTGGCCGGCCAGACCATGACGGTCCGGCATCATGGCGAAACCCTCACCCTCACGGCCGACTCTCCTGTGAGCCGCCCCGTTCCCGTCCCCACCGTCCGCCCGACCCCTGACCAACCTCCAGGCCGCAGCCCCGGTCAGCTCCGCCCGCACCACACGAGCCGGTGA